In Aegilops tauschii subsp. strangulata cultivar AL8/78 chromosome 3, Aet v6.0, whole genome shotgun sequence, one genomic interval encodes:
- the LOC109746240 gene encoding uncharacterized protein, translating into MKWAPKEIGQKGAPLDSVGVEKVIGTFGFSLFGSLSLYPSTVELLKDFRDTYKSFVLLSFGFIWVLVSVGVLCGLHGRSAFEQAVCRHTGRLGLLGLAALLMLHVCCALPGDTCTTILFWVLGVGAVVFHLMSWYTSLFLGEDKPEEIAATDQK; encoded by the exons CCGAAGGAGATCGGTCAGAAGGGCGCACCG CTCGACTCAGTTGGCGTCGAGAAGGTGATCGGCACTTTCGGGTTCTCGCTGTTTGGGTCCCTTTCGCTCTATCCCTCCACTGTCGAGCTCCTCAAGGACTTCAGGGACACCTACAAGAGCTTCGTCCTGCTGAGTTTTGGATTCATTTGGGTGCTGGTGAGCGTCGGGGTCCTGTGTGGACTCCACGGGAGGTCGGCCTTCGAGCAGGCGGTGTGCAGGCACACCGGCCGTCTCGGCTTGCTCGGTTTAGCGGCACTACTCATGTTGCACGTTTGTTGCGCGCTCCCCGGGGACACCTGCACCACCATACTCTTCTGGGTGTTGGGGGTTGGGGCGGTCGTGTTTCACCTTATGTCATGGTACACG AGCCTGTTTCTTGGGGAGGACAAGCCTGAGGAGATCGCAGCAACAGACCAGAAGTAG